Genomic DNA from Mycobacterium stomatepiae:
CTCGACATCAAAGAAGCCGAGGTCGACGTGGTGGCGGTGAACGCTCTCGCCTGGGGCGGCCCGCCCGTCGGGGCGATCGTGTTCCGCGATCCTGCGCTGATCAACTCGTTCAGCTCGGTTTCCACCGACCCCAACGCCACCGGTCCGGCGCGCCTCGAAGTAGGCGCGCACCAGTTCGGTCTGCTGGGCGGCGTCGTCGCCAGCATCGAATACCTCGCCGCGTTGGACGAGTCGGTCCGCGGCAGCCGGCGCGAGCGGCTCTCGGTGTCGATGCAGTCGGCCGCCTCGTATCTCAACCGGATCTTCGACTACCTGATGGTGTCGCTGCGGTCGTTGCCGCTGATGATGTTGATCGGTCGCCCCGAGGTGCGAATCCCGCTCATCAGCTTCGCTTTGCAGGGCGTGCCCGCCGAGCGGGTGGTACAGCGGCTGGCGGACAACGGAATCTTGGCCGTCTCCAGCGAGAGTTCACGCGTGCTGGAAGCCCTGGGGGCCAACGACGTTGGCGGTGCGGTGACCGTCGGGCTGGCGCACTACTCGACGATGGCCGAGGTCGATCAGCTGGTGCGTGCCCTAGCGTCGTTGGGCTAACCCGTTCGCATTGAGTGCGCGCCCACGGCGGGAATTCGGGAAAAATCCAACCCAGGCCGCGCACTCGAAATCCTGAACGCGCACTCGACGGCCCAAAACCTAGACGGTCAGCACTATCTTGCCGTGCACGTCGCCCGAGACCAGCCTCTGATGCGCTTCGCCCGCCTGCCGAATCGGCATCCGCGCGCCGATGATCGGCCGGACTCGACCGTCGGCGATCATCGGCCACACCGACGCCGTCACCGCGGCGACGATCTCACCCTTGCTGTTCGGGCCGGTCACCGGCCGGCCCCGCAGGGTCGTGCCGATCACGCGTAACCGCTTGGGCAGCAGCTTGCCGATGTTGAGCTCGGCCTTGAGCCCGCCCTGCATGCCGATGATCACCAGCTGTCCGTCGGTGGCCAGGGCGTCGAGATTGCGGTCCAGATACGAGGCACCCATGATGTCGAAGATCACGTCGGCGCCGCCGGCCTCCTGCAGCCGCTTCACGAAGTCTTCGTCGCGATAGTTCACGGTGATCTCGGCACCCAGGTCACGGCAGGTCTGCAGCTTTTCCGCGGAACCGGCGGTGACCGCCACCCGGGCACCCAACGCGCGCCCGATCTGAATCGCGTGCGTTCCGATGCCGCTGGCCCCGCCGTGCATCAGCAGCAACTGACCCTTGCTCAGGTGCGCGGTCAGCACCAGATTCGACCACACCGTGCAGGCCACCTCGGGGAGCCCCGCGGCGTCCTCGAGCGTGACGCCGTCCGGAATCGGCAGCACCTGGGCGGCGGGAACAGCGACGTATTCCGCGTAGCCGCCGCCGGCCAACAGCGCGCAAACCGGTTGTCCCACGGTCCATTTCGTTACGCCGTCGCCCAGCTCGGCGATGACGCCGGATACCTCCATGCCGATGATGTCGCTGGCTCCCGGCGGGGGTGGATACTTGCCGGCGGCCTGCAGCACATCGGCGCGGTTGACGCCGGCCGCGGTGACTTTGATCAGCACCTCGTCGGGCCCGGCGGAAACATCGGGGACGTCTTTCCAAACGAGTTGATCGGAGGATTCGGCGACGATAGCGCGCATGCGGGCCACGGTACTAGCCCCGTTACCCTTGTCAGCGGTGGCGTGGCAGAGCGGCCTAATGCACTCGCCTTGAAAGCGAGAGACGGCTAAAACCGTCCGGGGGTTCAAATCCCTCCGCCACCGCAGTGGTCAGCGGGAACCGGATCGGGTGTCGGCGCGCAGCGAAGGATGGCACCGATCCCGTCGTTTGCCGGCCCGCCTAATGCAGAGTCGGCGCATAGCGCAGGACGGCGGCAATACCGTCGGCGGGTGCAATCCGCTCGTCGGTGCGCACCAGCGAGGCCCCGACGGATATCGCCAGCAGCGGCAGTGCCTCGTCTGCCCGCAGCGTCTTGGCCGGCGCGGCGCCCTGTTCCGATAGCACGTCGGCGTTCGGCGCGACCGTCGTCATTGCCTCGTCGGCGACGACGGTGGCGTCGTCGATCTCGCCGATGATCATCGTCTCGACCGCGCCCTGACGCAGCGCCGAGCAGACGGCCCC
This window encodes:
- a CDS encoding NAD(P)H-quinone oxidoreductase; this translates as MRAIVAESSDQLVWKDVPDVSAGPDEVLIKVTAAGVNRADVLQAAGKYPPPPGASDIIGMEVSGVIAELGDGVTKWTVGQPVCALLAGGGYAEYVAVPAAQVLPIPDGVTLEDAAGLPEVACTVWSNLVLTAHLSKGQLLLMHGGASGIGTHAIQIGRALGARVAVTAGSAEKLQTCRDLGAEITVNYRDEDFVKRLQEAGGADVIFDIMGASYLDRNLDALATDGQLVIIGMQGGLKAELNIGKLLPKRLRVIGTTLRGRPVTGPNSKGEIVAAVTASVWPMIADGRVRPIIGARMPIRQAGEAHQRLVSGDVHGKIVLTV